In one window of Carassius carassius chromosome 38, fCarCar2.1, whole genome shotgun sequence DNA:
- the LOC132119510 gene encoding red-sensitive opsin-1, with the protein MAEQWGDAIFAARRKGDETTRETMFVYTNSNNTRDPFEGPNYHIAPRWVYNLATVWMFFVVVASTFTNGLVLVATAKFKKLRHPLNWILVNLAIADLGETLLASTISVINQFFGYFILGHPMCIFEGYTVSVCGIAALWSLTVISWERWVVVCKPFGNVKFDAKWASGGIIFSWVWSAFWCAPPIFGWSRFWPHGLKTSCGPDVFSGSEDPGVQSYMIVLMITCCIIPLAVIILCYIAVWLAIHAVAQQQKDSESTQKAEKEVSRMVVVMILAYCVCWGPYTFFACFAAANPGYAFHPLAAAMPAYFAKSATIYNPIIYVFMNRQFRVCIMQLFGKKVDDGSEVSTSKTEVSSVAPA; encoded by the exons ATGGCAGAGCAGTGGGGTGATGCAATCTTTGCAGCCAGGCGAAAGGGAGATGAAACGACGAGGGAAACAATGTTTGTATATACCAACAGTAATAACACCAGGG ATCCCTTTGAGGGACCCAATTACCACATTGCCCCTCGATGGGTATACAACCTAGCAACAGTATGGATGTTCTTTGTGGTCGTTGCCTCAACCTTCACCAATGGCCTGGTGCTGGTGGCCACAGCCAAATTTAAGAAGCTCCGTCACCCTCTTAACTGGATCCTGGTCAACCTTGCTATAGCTGATCTAGGAGAGACTCTTTTGGCCAGCACCATCAGTGTCATCAACCAGTTTTTTGGGTACTTTATCCTCGGACATCCCATGTGTATTTTTGAGGGAtacactgtgtctgtgtgtg GTATCGCTGCTCTGTGGTCTTTGACTGTCATCTCTTGGGAAAGATGGGTGGTTGTCTGCAAACCATTTGGAAATGTCAAGTTTGATGCTAAATGGGCATCTGGTGGTATCATCTTCTCCTGGGTTTGGTCTGCTTTTTGGTGTGCCCCTCCCATCTTTGGCTGGAGCAg ATTCTGGCCTCATGGTTTGAAGACCTCCTGCGGCCCTGATGTCTTCAGTGGAAGCGAAGACCCCGGTGTCCAGTCCTACATGATTGTCCTGATGATCACTTGCTGTATCATCCCTTTGGCCGTTATCATTCTCTGCTATATTGCCGTGTGGTTGGCCATTCATGCT GTCGCCCAGCAGCAGAAGGATTCTGAGTCAACACAGAAAGCAGAGAAGGAAGTGTCCAGAATGGTGGTTGTCATGATCCTGGCCTACTGTGTTTGTTGGGGACCTTACACGTTCTTCGCCTGCTTTGCAGCTGCAAACCCAGGCTATGCCTTCCACCCACTGGCAGCAGCCATGCCTGCCTACTTTGCCAAGAGTGCCACCATCTACAACCCCATCATTTATGTCTTCATGAACCGACAA TTCCGTGTATGCATAATGCAGCTCTTTGGAAAGAAGGTGGATGATGGCTCTGAGGTGTCCACATCCAAGACAGAAGTGTCCTCTGTGGCTCCTGCATAA